The window AGCCagatattaaaaacaaacaaacaaacaaacaaacaaacaagcaagacATACTCATTGGAATCTAAATGTGGTACAGAACTGATAAAGCTGATAATATGAGGACTTTCTGATCAGAGAACTGGCATTCCGCCTAAACAAACAAAGCAGTGTACTTTTCAGCATCGGGTACAATCATGTGAAAGAAACTTGATCTCGGTATGTGCATGTAGATGTTTAGCAAatgtttagcaaaaaaaaagtaactgaTTTAAAAGCATTATTGCCTACTCATAGTGTGAATCATGAACACTTGGTTGCTGATGAATTTGCAGTATCACTATGGACCTTTGGCAACGTTCCATCAAAAGTATCATTTTATGGAGGATCTATATAATTTGAGAAATACACTGCTTATTAGTAAGTCCATTTTCCCCCCACCTACAGATACTCACCTGGTggtactgtttattttaattatgattATGATACTTGGTTTCCTAATTAGCCAAGCTGCAATAATAAGACTAGCTCCATTTTTCTAGTTAGTAATATtaaatgttgggttttttttatttttatcaactGGTACATTAAAGCTTCCCATTCATATGTTTAATTGTAGTTATATAATATGGTAACAATTTCAGATAtgtacagacaggtgacaaattaaaggggaaaaTGGTAGTTTTGTTATGTTgtgggcatttatttattttgcagacTAAAGCATTGcttgattatttttttgtacataaaGTTCTTCTGACTAATCACCTTTATtctataatgaaacatttctatactGATAGGAGTTGTCTTTTCAAGGATGACTCCACCCCATGTTCATTCAATGGCGAAACATTTATATCCTGATGGCAGTGGTCTCTTCGAGGATGACTCCACCCACCATCATGTTTATtcaatgatgaaacatttctatcctaaTGGGAGTGGGATCTTTCAGGATAACCCCACCCCATCCACAGGGCTTAAGGGCTCAGTAAATGgtttgatgaagatgaaaattatataaactatataaggctgtggctcaggttgtAGAGCAggctgtccactaatcatagggttggtggtttaattcccagcccacgtggctccacatgccaaagtgtccccaagttgctcccaatggcaagctagcaccttgcatggcaggtggtatcgtgtgtgtgtgtgtgaatgagaaccagtgtaaagcgctttgtagaaccaggttttttttaaccaggttaaaaaaatagtgctatataaaagtgcagaccatttaccatatacTATGGTAATATACCATCCTTCACTCACCAGATTTCCAAACAATTAAACAGGTTTTCGAGAGATTTAGGAGTAAAGTGTTAGATGGTGCTCTCCAGCACCAATATGAGGGAATTTGTTTTCGGAAGAACGGTGCTCTTtgctccagtacagttccagagaacTGATGCCAAggtgcactgaagctgttctggtggcttgaGAGGGCTGAACACCTTGCTAAGATACTTTATTATAAATGaaagtttaaatttaaaaaaaaaaagtccaataatttaattttattttaaatggacaAGTGTGATTCCTTGTGACTTCGATCCTGAGAAATTATAATTGTAGCCATTATTGCACAGAATATGTCAAAGAAGAAAAAGTATTGATTGTCTCAGTCAGTAAATACTgtaatattgaacatttatagAATCGGACAAATACACTTACAGAGAGTGAGTTACACAAATGCTTAGTAGCTTAGATTTTCCCTCTAGTCCAAAACACGCCAGTGTCTGAAAACATCAAAAATCTAGAGAGATTTTGGCATGGGAATTAGTACAGGTATAACACTAAGTACAGAgtagaagggttttttttccattcagagTAGGATGTAGTGCTTGCTGGCACAGACTCATCTCTGGAAAAAAAGGAGGGGAAAATAGCTTTATTTAAAGCCCCATTAACCAGTAACAACAAAAGCTGTGCATCATTAGCTTTATGACTTCCTTCATGCACTTACTATCAGGGGCTGTGGCGCTGCTTTTTCTTCTGTTCACGGTGAACCAAAATTTATCATTGCCGCACTGAAGTTGAATTGCATTAACGTATATAATCTGgcataaaatacacatttctgTGGCAGTTAATACATTTCACAAATGGTTCAGAAAGTAGAATTCCACCTATTAAAACAGTTCTTTTCTGTCCTTTTCCAAATATATCCCAGTTGTTTCATAAGCTCTCACTCCAATTTattcacaaaatgaaatgtaaacaaaattaaaatgaaacatggTAGGTCTGAATACAACAGTGGTCCAAAGTGCATTTTCAGACTTAATTACACATTACTTCACTTCAGTTGTTCTCAACCCTCATGTGGTCTCTACGGTTCACAAATACACACCTCATGCCTGAAAGCTGAACGCCTGTATCATAACATTTTAAAGTCACAATGAATCGGCACATTCCTGTGTTCGGGCAGGCAGAGAACACCTGAGCCATGTTGGCCCCAGGAGGCACAGTGCACGCCAAGTCCTCTACGAAATAGCGCATTGCTACCCGCATGTAGGCACCATGGCTCACCACAAGAGCATGAGGAAACACATTCTGGACTCCATCATCCGGGCGACCTACAAGAGGCCCTTCTGGCTGAAATGAATCACCTTGACACATTTTGTCTTGATGCTCATCCGCCATCTGCTGGAACAAAGATGTAAGGAACGTGCTGATCCGGACCTTCACCTAAGAGGAGGACAGAGTTTATAATTTGATGACAGGtgatggaatcactcaatggtCCTACCACTATTGAAGCTTGTGAGCCAACATGAAGTAAAGTTAcagttaccaccctgaagttaactattttctaacagcaacacaaactgttttattcctcagttTTACACCTGTATTTTTCACCTGTTTATAGTTCCATGTTGTGGAATATCTACAAAACAAGTTAggtttattttttcactttttatccatttttacttgcatttaatgttatgcAACGTCTGCGAGACAGCTTCCTGTTAacacttatattatagcagATACAgccatcaccagcctctctttttctctcctgaaGTTAACAAGGTAAACACAAAGTCATATAATGTGTCATCATCATGTGCCGGGAAACTGGAAAACCATCCATCCTGAATACTTTCCACTGTCAGAAAAcaaactaaatgaataaacaaaaatgctaagcatcaccatatcaacagtttTTTCATGTCCATTTAGATCCGCTattcaagtccctgtgtaagtaaGAGTAATACAGTTATATTcaataatacagtataaaccAGTGATTTGCTCTTACTATTGTTTGTTACACAAaatgaccttctgaccaatcagatttatgAGTTCCAAAGCACTGTGGTACAATAAAAGATCACATCCAGGGCAAATAACTGATCTGGCAGCAGTCCAGCATATTTTACATTATCTTATGGTCAGCCAATATACACTGATCCGCCAgcacattaaaaccactgacaggtgaaatgaataacattaattatcttgttacaatggcaccggTTGGATATGTCAGGCAGCAAGAGTTCTcatcagttctcaaagttgatgtgttacAAGCAGGAAAACTTTGACCAGGGCCatattgtgatggctagatgactgggtcagagcatctccaaaacggcaggtcttgtggggtgttcccagtatgcagcaCTAGGGATGGGAACAAGTACTCAGTTACTCGAGTACTGGGAAGAGACTTCAATGATTGATCATTAAAACGATGAACATGAAgtatttttcttaatttttccgcttttgcacatttctgtcaGCCACGCTGTGTTTCCTGAGAAACACCTTTTTACTGACGAACTTCCATTGTACCGTTTTTATGTTCCAGCCTCTATAGGAATCCTTATTAAATCTGGCTACAGAGAGCGAGTGAATTAATTAAACAGAAACTTTGTGAGTGTTAGTAAGAATATAAATGAGCTCAGGGTCAAGCTGTGCTGTCAATGGCTGCCACAACAGCAGCAATAAGCTTTAGAAATTCCTGGAAAATACTTGTTTTGAGCACCAGCAAACCCGAAAAGAATGTTTGTTTCCGGCGCCATATGCCTTGCATTCTATGCCAACTATTGTCGAGAGGAAACGAGCATGGCTTGCAGTGTTGAAGTTAAAATACCCCCCAAAGGAGGTTTGTGTGTGCTCTTATCATTTTGTGGACAAAAAGCCCTCCTAACCACCCTGATCTAGAATATGAACTCCCACCTGTTACCAAGTGGTGAAAGCTAGTTACCCAAGCTGCTAACTTTCCGACTGGACCCTAACTCtgctttcaataaaataaagttgccatgtttcctgtacAAAACCTGGCCTATTTTATTGCTGTGCAGGTAATTATGAGCTTCTGTGCTTTCGTCATTTTGGAGCCATCAATGTAACTAACCTCAGGCCACAGCTTCATGTCATCAAACAAAATGCACTGCAGAAGCAAAAGACGTCcatgttacatacagtatatgaatatAGACAACAATGTAGTTCTCTCAAGTACTCGACGAGTACTCGAgtagacaaaacaaacagaatgcCCATCTCTAGtaagtacctaccaaaagtggtccaaggaaggacaactggtgaacccaTGATAGGGTTATGGGCGCCCAACGCTCATTAACGTGCATGGGGAGCGAGGCTAGCCTGTCTgttccgatcccacagaagagctactatagcacaaattgctgaaaaactTCATGCTTGCTTTGagagaaaggtgtcagaaaacAGTGTATAGCATCTTGCTGCATATGGGACTGCTTACCCAGAGATCGGCCGGACataaaacactgctgcagaccaagtacacccctttatGGCAACAATATTCCGTAGAGGCAATGGCCTCTTTCATCAAGAATGGTTTGAGCAACATGAGTTCAAcgtgttgatttggcctccaatatccccagatctcaatccaattgagaatCTATTGGACGTGCTGTACAAACAAGTCAGATCCAAGGAGTGCCTACCCCACAACATACgtgacttaaaggatctgctgctaacgtcttggtgccagacaccacagcacaccttctgaGGTCTTGagaagtccatgcctcgacaggtcagagcaCTTCTGgaggcacaagggggacctacacaatattggccaggtggttttaattttatggctgattggtgtatagcATTTTATAAGGCATGTTTCCAATAATTATATTCATGAAAACTAACATTTTGGTGCTAGCATAGGCACAGTAAGCAAAACGTGGAGTCAAAATCTGGTTGgcattttataatttatataaactgATAACAGATTATTGGTCAGTAGAGTAAAACCTTCAACACAAGAACTCTGGGTTGTGATATTTAATTTAACCAAAGCTACACTATGCATACATCTTATATTTAGAAAAGCTAATAAAACTATTTGCGAATATGTGATGTAACAAGAAAAAGTGAAAGGATCCATCCTCTATTCACACCTGATCCATTGTCTCTCCATTCGGAGGAGTGTACTCTGGGATTAGCTGGCCTGCTGCTTTAGCCATGTTCTTCATGTCTTCCACTTGGCCTCCCTCAGCAATACCAAAGCTCTGAAAGACACTACAGATCAGAACTTTTGCCATTTATTATTACTCCAGTGTTTATTTAACTCCCATGTGGTAAATGAATGATAgtaatggggtttttttttttcggttccCAAGACCCAGAAGACTTTCACACTTACCCTCTCTTTAAGAGATGGAGCTGTCACAATATCTATTTTGCTGCATGTCTTATTTTTCCTCACAATAATTTCAGCAGTCTGGAATGTAGAAGAtattcacagtaaaaaaaataaataaataaataaaaataaaaaagatcttTTCACTTGGGTCCTAAGACTTTGGCCTGTTGATGTGGATTGATGTGatgtggttttttaaaaatattttatttagaaagAAGATTTCTAACTGGGGAGATCTGAGGAGAACGCTGAAGGACAGCGATAAAGGTTATTTGTTGAAGCACCCTTGGAGAAAGTTGTGGTGATGTTCCTTGCTCAAATTAGCAATGAAAGCAGGGAAGGGGAAGGGGTGGGGCCAGCAACCTCCAGTGCAAGCCAGAAACATTTTGGTCGATAGTGGATGTTAAAGATTTTAAACATACAAGCTCACATACAGATGACTATAGCAAGGGAAATGACAAAATTGGtttatacttagtttatattagagctgcaacaactaatcgataaaatcgataacaatcgattatgaaaatcgttgtcaactaatctcattattgattagttggtctgtgagCTGCACGTTTACTCATTcagttacttctgttccaaaaacacgcttttgagagtaaatactaaagttgcgtcccaaatgacgtactatacacttacactacgTCCGCTACCGTCTACTGCAGTGATTCCGCGGACCCCTAgaggtcagtggtgtaattgcaggcgGTCCGTAGGACAgtttcaaaaatgtttaaataacatctttttttgttaaatgtatcaaaatatattcaaatgaaatgttttaaaattaatcaatttgtttattcgcgtgcattcacaaatatcatgttagctgagctgacgatcaTTCATTGATGAATttactttaaatttatttacaaatgaaatgataatttgcaaaaacctatgagtggtagacaagttcaagtgtcgcattgatggataaaataaacaaaagtaaacaaaaataattcagatagtcaaattaaatgtcacaccaacaataaaatgtaattgaacttGGTATTTGTACCAATGGTATTTTAACCAATCCCTGGGGAATGACAGGTTCTACCAATCAACCAGGGATTGCATATATagttagttatatatatatatatatatatatatatatatatatatatatatatatatatatatatatatatatatatatatatacacacacacacacacagacacacacacacgtatctatgtattactttttatagatgcaaaaaaaagcacagaattaaattacagtcctaaattaataatatattctggtgtgtatctgtgtgtattgggatcttttcagtcttatatagtaggacaaacagttgtgtaaagttttagtctgaagtttatatttgtaacactcagtttgtggattttatttttacaaaatgaaaaaagtggTACTGAAAGTTCCCCCtttccgattaatcgattatgaaaaataataataataataaaaaaattggccaactaatcgattaggaaaataatcgttagttgcagccctatatAGTTTATATACTTAGTTATACAATGTTTACTCATGTACACCTACCATTTAGGTAAACTATGTAGGTATATAATTGTACACAATTTCTCAGCCATCCTGTACCCCATCCATCAATGGAAATGGTTCACCAGATTGGCAATTTAGTGTATTAAACCTGTGATGCACTGcaggacatacagtataatctCAGTAGTCTAGTGGGTCATTCCAAGTCTTGACATCTAGCTAAAAGGCACCCCCTACCTTTTGTAAACCTGTCCTGCAACCACAGCTCACCTGCATGGCACGTTTCATATCGCTGGCAAAAACATTAGTAAAGTGAACATCTTGCAGGTACCGGCCGGCAGCTTCGGCTTGGTGCACACCAATTTCAGACAGAGGGGAATCTATTCCCTGACCTGAAAAAGGGAAAATCAATGAAAAACTAGTTGAATGTCAAAAAACATTTCGTTTAATGAAATCTTTGTTGCTTGGGTaattatataaagaaatatattgtcatgGCACAAAATGCTGTCTTAGTCTAAAAAAATGTTCAAGGTCATCcgctaaatgcaaatgtaaaagaATAAAACGTATGTCAGAAGACTTAAAAGCACAAGTCTGAATTGGAAAAGGCAGCACCAATTTAGTTACCTTGAAGCAGTCCATCCTTGTTGTGCTGTGTCTCAccactgggttaaaaaaaaatcattaaaaaaataaaataataataattaaaaaaaaaaaagaaggtaaaaATCAAAAGTCTGAGTGTTTATCATGGAGCACAAGCGTTAAATGAGGTCTGGAAACAAAATGGAGATTTGTCAAATGGACATACTgtattcttttctctttttttttgtaatataccCACCCCCCACCAAAATGCCAtacaatatttgttttgttaaacaAGTTTAGATTTCAAAGTAACTATATTCACAAATACATGTGTAATCTTAATCTCAAACCAAAGTGGCTGAGACTGAAGGCTAAATTTGAAGGAGAAAATTTTCCCAGTCATAAAGATGCAAATAGTTTTCCTTCACAGAGCATAGGATAAGATTAAACCCAGATTACAGTCACTAATGACTGTTTTCCAAACCATGACAgaaaacagcacttttttttccccctttcagaGATCCCCAGCaccctttaaagctttaaatgtCACTGAACTCTCACTGGTGGCTGACTAGCTGGACTGACCTTTAAATAAATTCTCAGCTGTAAATGCTAAAGGTATGAAACTGGATACTGTTACAACTTGCATGCCTGCATACACAttcaaaatgtatattaaacCGTTTTAAATATAGAATGTCGTTTATTTTTGTTCGGTTCAGTTATTTAAATAGCAAGACCCGTCCAGAGAACACGCTAAACTGTTTAAAACTAATCCAGGATGGTTATTTCATTACACAGAaatcataattaaatatatatctttgacTTACTGACGGATTATCGTTAAACCAAATGAGAGCATTAGCCTATTAAATAAAGAGATCACTTGGAATAGGGCGTTTCTgaggtaagaaagaaaaaaaaatcggttGAATAAATCCACCCAATCGCACCGGCTctattcctcttcttcttcttgcttgaTTGCTTTGGTGTTGCTGTTCAGCCGTGACGACATGTTTCGCTCTGGAATATGATTGGCTGCCGAAGTGTGCGCGTGCCGTTCTGCTCTCAGCGATGGACTTCAGTCTCGGATTTTGATTGGCTAAAATTGTCTGCACGTGCCGATGAGCCCCTGACGACGGATTTCGCCGCGGATCTTGATTGGCTGCTGGGTAATCCGCACGTGCCGGGTCAGCCGTGACGAAAATTTCGCTCTAGCGTTTGATTGGCGCGTGCCGGTATGACCGTGCGAATGAGCGCgtgtgggctttttttttggcGCGAACGCCGAGCTGTGGAATCTGACACCATATATGGAGTTTCTTCGAGGTGTATTTACTCATATTGTATTATTTGCTTCATAAAAACTAAGGAATAAAATAGTTACTATATAATCAAATTTTCCATCTTCGGCCGCTAACTAACGGTCTTCTGGTTTAACCGAGTGACAGCAAACTGTTTAGCTTGGGAGAAAATGGCGCACTAGATGAACAAATCAGTTacatagttgttgtttttgttattaaatgtcagGTAAACTGGGAGTGtgaacattttcaaaacaaTAGCCTAAAAATCATTTATGTCACTTAGTTTAGTGATAGGAAAGAGGTTATTATATAGTCTGGGTATCACCCTTtaggattttatttatgtattattaaaaatattccaAGTTTTGTCTAAAAGTTTTCATAAGTTGTTAATTTCTTttattcgttcatcttcagtaatcactgTCCTGGGCCTGGCCCAGGAAAGAGACTCATATGTTAAAGGTAGTCATATGTTGATTGGTGGTATATTTAAACAGTTTCATGCTTTAGAAAATGTGTTATTTCTTTGGAATATATCATGCTTGTTTGTCCAATTAAATCGTTTTGTCCCGGGAGGGAGGGGGGCCCAATTAAATAGTTTTGTCCCATGCTGCGGCATAACTAATGTCAGCCCTGTTGTGCAGATTAGTTGCTAAGGGTAAAGCGAACAACCTTCTGaagcttttatttcctattaAGGAGATGTAGGAACTTGTATACACACTTTATATACAATTTTGAGCATGCATTTTTTGTAACCTTTAAGAAATTGTTCTATTGCTTACACCTCACTATAAAAGAGCTACAGTACGGCTCCTTTGACTGGGTGCCCACTACTGTGGTATAGCTGAAGTGATAATTCACTGCTGCTGTATTGCTGAAGTGTGCTCCCTCTGCAGAGGAAGAGTAAACTTATCTCCTTTTGACCTATAAGACTGTCTGCTGGTTTTATTTGATAGTTTCCGACAACAGGGAGAACATTCACAGAAACGTTGTAGGCAGGCAGCAAGTAGCACCTGTGTTTAAACATACATATCAAGTATTTCTTTTTGCTAATATTAATAggatgattttctttctttggttgGTCATTGGGGGAAAATGGCACTGGTAACTGATTTCTTGAAAGTCTAATATCTAACTACTTATTATACCTATTAAACCAAGTAGCCCCTGt is drawn from Ictalurus furcatus strain D&B chromosome 8, Billie_1.0, whole genome shotgun sequence and contains these coding sequences:
- the tigara gene encoding probable fructose-2,6-bisphosphatase TIGAR A — translated: MLSFGLTIIRHGETQHNKDGLLQGQGIDSPLSEIGVHQAEAAGRYLQDVHFTNVFASDMKRAMQTAEIIVRKNKTCSKIDIVTAPSLKERSFGIAEGGQVEDMKNMAKAAGQLIPEYTPPNGETMDQVKVRISTFLTSLFQQMADEHQDKMCQGDSFQPEGPLVGRPDDGVQNVFPHALVVSHGAYMRVAMRYFVEDLACTVPPGANMAQVFSACPNTGMCRFIVTLKCYDTGVQLSGMRCVFVNRRDHMRVENN